In Streptomyces sannanensis, the DNA window GCGCCTTCATCCTGGAGGAAGGCACCGAGGTGAGCACGGTGGGCCGGGTGGCCCGGGCGATCGGCGAGGCCGCCGAGCGGGCCGGGGTCGCCGTGGTCACGGGAGACACCAAGGTGGTGGACTCCGGCCATGGCGACGAGGTGTACGTCAACACCTCCGGGATCGGCCTGATTCCGGAAGGCGTGGACATCCGGCCGCAGCGTGCCCGCCCCGGCGACGTCGTGATCGTCAGCGGCCCGATCGGACTGCACGGCATCGCGATCCTCAGCGTCCGGGAGGGCCTGGAGTTCGGGGTCGAGCTGGAGAGCGACACCGCCCCGCTGGCCGGGCTGGTGCAGGCGATGCTCGCGGTCACCCCCGATCTGCACGTCCTGCGCGATCCCACCCGGGGCGGACTGGCGGCGGCGCTGAACGAGATCGCCGCCGCCTCCGGAACGGGTGTGGTCCTCGAAGAGCGGGCCGTACCGGTGCCTGAGCCGGTCGCGAACGCCTGTGCCTTCCTGGGTCTCGATCCGCTGTACGTCGCCAATGAGGGCCGGCTCGTAGCCTTCGTTCCCGAGCGCCACGCGGAGCCGGTGCTGGAGGCGATGCGCACTCACCCGAACGGCCCAGAGGCCGCGGTCATCGGCAGATGCGTCTCCGAGCACCCCGGAATGGTGGTGGCGCGCACCGGGCTGGGCGGCACCCGCATCGTGGATCTCCCCCTGGGCGAACAGCTGCCGCGGATCTGCTGACCGGTCCTGCGGGGGCCCGTCCGGGTGGATCCCGGAAGCGGTGACTGCCAAATACGGATAGAACGGGCAATGATCCCGAGATTCGGTGCGCTCACCGCGAGGCGCTGCGCAGGAGGAACACCATGAGCTTCGAACCGACGACAACGGGCTTCGAGGAGATCCACATCCTCTGGACCTCAGAGGGTATGAGCTGCGACGGCGACTCGGTTTCCGTCACCGCGGCCTCCCTGCCGAGCCTGGAGGACGTGCTTCTCGGTGCGATTCCCGGCCTGCCGAAGGTGCATCTGCACAACAAGGTGCTCGCCTACGAGACCGGTGACGCCTTCATGGAGGCGTTCCACCAGGCGGCTCGTGGAGAGCTGGCGCCGTTCATCTTCGTCGTCGAGGGGTCCGTTCCCAACGAGAACATCAACGGCGACGGCTACTGGACCTCGATGGGCAACGACCCCGAGACGGGTGAGCCGATCACCCTGA includes these proteins:
- the hypE gene encoding hydrogenase expression/formation protein HypE — its product is MPPHPVPRRRPPLADAPDLAPDFNAWSCPLPLRDHPFVVMGHGGGGALSAELVRHLFMPAYGGETLAGLGDSAAVSLGGARLAFSTDSYVVRPLFFPGGSIGDLAVNGTVNDLAMSGAAPAYLSCAFILEEGTEVSTVGRVARAIGEAAERAGVAVVTGDTKVVDSGHGDEVYVNTSGIGLIPEGVDIRPQRARPGDVVIVSGPIGLHGIAILSVREGLEFGVELESDTAPLAGLVQAMLAVTPDLHVLRDPTRGGLAAALNEIAAASGTGVVLEERAVPVPEPVANACAFLGLDPLYVANEGRLVAFVPERHAEPVLEAMRTHPNGPEAAVIGRCVSEHPGMVVARTGLGGTRIVDLPLGEQLPRIC